In Sphingobacterium sp. lm-10, one DNA window encodes the following:
- a CDS encoding ABC transporter permease gives MITSYLKTAWRNFKKNSLFSGINILGLSIGFAGFILSYQYINRETSYDTWNPNRENIYLVGLTYNGDYTDQTPPSLAPAIMEEFSEIVLAGRAVPYMYGSYPIFGKETARVKNALLVDSAAATIFQMKTQDGRLFTELDKIEGTIANEEISALLFHKDSLPTAEAPIEFKALSLEQSFYETFYGITERRKPSVLAYDMLLVKPVYDEVEHGNSFTFQTYIQVEHKTDIAALTEKISRYYEQNTAQHHLVKSSAFANGKVYLDPLTNLHLQPKHGSTLPYITIWVLGGLSVIILILSAINFTNLVIAQSENRAKEIGIKKLFGVRRSALIVQFMVEVFIQCLIAAGIAWFVLIISSNALQKWFNDDLSEYLYHTNTLWQLGIAIVMTTAIAGIYPALFLSGFKPIAMLRGNRQTAHTRIGFRTVLLTFQFVIASIFISGIIIINSQLDYMRSSERGFETEQVISFKGMSLVFEVGNDWKNDFRSRLINSGSITHVATTSNSPAEGQPPVKKQFHGPKRTTEVDLVGVDLDYFDLLSIPLVTGRNTLTPVEFEQDTINHFAVINESMAKAMDIDQPLGQKISGCDTHFTIIGVVKDYKAYGFENKVAPAVYSFKDECGASSYKLDVLIRAEKGKTKEALAAMDVEWKKNPNSERLPLDYTFMDNNYAQLQAKEEQLKNVSSAFATIAIVIAALGLFNLTAYHVTSKRKEVSIRKVLGASILQLFFLLNKPFLKVFVVANLVAIPIGYFLLKRWLENFAYQINLSPWPFIISAISLVVVMLITISIQSLQAAIANPVDSLRDE, from the coding sequence ATGATAACGAGCTATCTAAAAACTGCCTGGCGTAACTTTAAGAAAAATAGTCTTTTTTCAGGGATAAATATCCTGGGATTGTCCATTGGATTTGCGGGTTTTATATTATCCTATCAATACATCAATCGGGAGACAAGCTATGATACCTGGAATCCAAATAGGGAGAACATCTATCTAGTTGGATTAACGTACAATGGAGATTACACGGATCAAACGCCACCTTCATTAGCGCCCGCCATTATGGAAGAATTTTCTGAAATCGTGCTAGCCGGTAGAGCAGTGCCATACATGTATGGCTCCTATCCTATTTTCGGAAAAGAAACCGCACGCGTAAAGAATGCCCTCTTAGTGGATTCTGCCGCCGCAACCATCTTCCAAATGAAAACACAGGATGGCAGATTGTTTACGGAATTGGACAAAATAGAAGGCACGATCGCTAATGAGGAGATTTCGGCCCTACTGTTTCACAAAGATTCTCTGCCCACAGCAGAAGCACCAATTGAGTTTAAAGCACTTTCACTAGAGCAAAGTTTTTACGAAACATTTTATGGAATAACAGAAAGACGTAAACCCTCGGTGTTAGCATACGACATGTTGCTAGTCAAGCCTGTTTACGATGAAGTAGAGCACGGCAACTCTTTTACCTTTCAAACCTATATTCAGGTTGAACATAAGACTGATATTGCTGCATTAACAGAAAAAATCAGCCGCTATTATGAACAAAATACCGCCCAACATCATCTAGTAAAATCTTCTGCCTTTGCAAATGGCAAGGTGTATTTGGACCCATTGACCAATCTTCATCTGCAACCAAAACATGGCTCCACCCTGCCATACATTACCATCTGGGTATTAGGTGGATTATCGGTCATCATTCTGATTTTGTCGGCTATCAACTTTACCAATCTGGTCATTGCGCAGTCTGAAAATCGGGCAAAAGAAATTGGTATTAAAAAGTTATTCGGGGTACGGAGAAGTGCTTTGATTGTTCAGTTTATGGTGGAGGTATTTATACAGTGCCTCATTGCCGCAGGGATAGCTTGGTTTGTATTGATTATTTCTAGCAATGCCTTGCAAAAATGGTTTAATGACGACTTATCTGAGTACCTCTATCATACCAATACCCTATGGCAGCTCGGAATAGCAATCGTGATGACTACAGCGATAGCAGGGATCTATCCCGCTTTATTTTTATCGGGCTTCAAGCCAATTGCCATGTTACGAGGTAATAGGCAAACCGCCCATACACGCATTGGCTTTCGCACCGTATTGCTCACCTTTCAATTTGTTATTGCCAGCATCTTTATCTCTGGCATTATCATCATCAATAGCCAACTCGACTATATGCGTTCATCCGAACGGGGATTTGAGACCGAGCAAGTGATTAGTTTCAAGGGTATGTCTCTGGTTTTCGAAGTAGGCAACGATTGGAAAAATGACTTTCGTAGTCGTTTGATAAATAGTGGCAGTATTACGCATGTGGCCACTACTTCGAACAGTCCTGCAGAAGGACAACCGCCCGTCAAAAAGCAATTTCATGGGCCGAAGAGAACTACTGAAGTGGATTTGGTGGGTGTAGATCTGGATTATTTTGACTTATTGTCCATTCCGCTCGTTACTGGCAGAAATACATTAACGCCTGTAGAATTTGAACAGGATACGATCAACCATTTCGCGGTAATCAATGAAAGCATGGCAAAAGCCATGGACATCGACCAGCCGCTCGGACAAAAAATAAGTGGCTGCGACACGCATTTTACCATTATCGGTGTGGTAAAAGACTACAAAGCGTATGGCTTTGAAAACAAAGTAGCTCCAGCAGTTTATAGTTTTAAAGATGAATGTGGTGCTAGCTCGTACAAGCTTGATGTACTAATTCGTGCTGAAAAAGGTAAAACAAAAGAAGCGCTTGCGGCTATGGATGTGGAATGGAAGAAAAACCCGAATTCCGAAAGATTACCACTCGACTACACCTTTATGGATAACAACTACGCACAACTACAAGCAAAAGAAGAACAGCTGAAAAATGTGTCGAGTGCATTTGCTACGATTGCCATTGTCATAGCCGCGTTGGGATTATTTAACTTGACTGCCTACCATGTCACTTCTAAAAGAAAGGAAGTAAGTATCCGGAAAGTACTTGGGGCGAGTATTTTGCAATTGTTTTTTTTACTCAACAAGCCGTTCCTCAAAGTTTTCGTCGTGGCCAATCTTGTGGCCATACCCATCGGTTACTTCTTATTGAAGCGCTGGTTGGAAAACTTTGCTTACCAAATTAATTTAAGTCCCTGGCCCTTTATCATCTCGGCAATAAGTTTAGTAGTCGTGATGTTAATTACCATCAGTATACAGTCGCTGCAAGCCGCAATAGCCAATCCCGTAGATAGCTTGCGAGACGAATAG